From Lolium perenne isolate Kyuss_39 chromosome 5, Kyuss_2.0, whole genome shotgun sequence, a single genomic window includes:
- the LOC127300109 gene encoding probable leucine-rich repeat receptor-like protein kinase IMK3: protein MPLLLRPSSHRTAAPLLLLLHCCYAILLLLPSPASAAHRHATGDGIVISEADRQGLQAIKHDLADPLGYLRSWNDTGLGGACSGFWTGIKCVNGNVVAITLPWRGLAGTLSARGLGQLLQLRRLSLHDNAIAGAIPSSLGFLPDLRGLYLFNNRFSGAVPPEIGRCLALQSFDASANLLTGAVPAALANSAKLIRLNLSRNALSGEIPAEVAASASLLYLDLSHNRLSGPIPDAFAGASKAPSSSSRKDSITGTYQLLFLSLAHNSLDGPVPESLSRLTKLQDLDLAGNNLNGSIPENLATLPDLNTLDLAGNNLNGSIPENLAYLPDLNTLDLSGNNLNGSIPASLANLTANLQAFNVSYNNLSGAIPAPLLQKFGADSFAGNALLCGYSASSPPCPVSPSPGTSPGAQGRHGLRRFSAKELALIIAGIVIGALILLSLCCLLLCLLTKKRRSSGSTTRSGKEPSSKDAGAAAAAGRGEKPGASEAESGGDVGGKLVHFDGPLAFTADDLLCATAEIMGKSTYGTVYKATLEDGSLVAVKRLREKITKGHKEFEAEAAALGKVRHHNLLSLRAYYLGPKGEKLLVFDYMPKGSLSAFLHARAPNTPVDWATRMVIAKGTARGLTHLHDDMSIVHGNLTASNVLLDDDSSPKIADIGLSRLMTTAANSSVLAAAGALGYRAPELSKLKKAGTKTDVYSLGVIILELLTGKSPADTTNGMDLPQWVASIVKEEWTSEVFDLELMRDAATGPEGDELMDTLKLALQCVETSPSARPEAREVLRQLEAIRPGPGPEGGAEQTEEGHVVASASNA from the exons ATGCCGCTGCTGCTGCGGCCAAGCAGCCACCGCACGGCCGCGCCACTCCTCCTCCTTCTGCACTGCTGCTAcgccatcctcctcctcctcccgtccccCGCCTCCGCCGCCCACCGCCACGCCACGGGCGACGGCATCGTCATCAGCGAGGCGGACCGGCAGGGCCTGCAGGCCATCAAGCACGACCTGGCCGACCCGCTCGGCTACCTGCGCTCCTGGAACGACACGGGCCTCGGCGGCGCCTGCTCCGGCTTCTGGACGGGGATCAAGTGCGTCAACGGCAACGTCGTCGCCATCACGCTCCCCTGGCGCGGCCTCGCCGGCACGCTCTCCGCGCGGGGGctcggccagctcctccagctccgcCGCCTCAGCCTCCACGACAACGCCATCGCGGGCGCCATCCCGAGCTCCCTCGGCTTCCTGCCCGACCTCCGCGGCCTCTACCTCTTCAACAACCGCTTCTCCGGCGCCGTCCCGCCCGAGATCGGCCGCTGCCTCGCGCTCCAGTCCTTCGACGCCAGCGCCAACCTCCTCACCGGCGCCGTCCCGGCCGCCCTCGCCAACTCCGCCAAGCTCATCCGCCTCAACCTCAGCCGCAACGCCCTCTCCGGCGAAATCCCCGCCGAGGTCGCCGCCTCCGCCTCGCTCCTCTACCTCGACCTCTCCCACAACCGCCTCTCCGGCCCCATCCCCGACGCCTTCGCCGGCGCCTCCAAGGCGCCCTCCTCTTCCTCGCGGAAAGATTCCATCACAGGCACCTACCAGCTCCTCTTCCTCAGCCTCGCCCACAACTCGCTCGACGGGCCCGTTCCAGAATCCCTCTCACGCCTCACCAAGCTACAAGACCTCGACCTCGCCGGGAACAACCTCAACGGCTCCATCCCCGAAAACCTCGCCACGCTTCCCGACCTCAACACGCTCGACCTCGCCGGGAACAACCTCAACGGCTCCATCCCCGAAAACCTCGCCTACCTTCCCGACCTCAACACGCTCGACCTCTCCGGGAACAACCTCAACGGCTCCATCCCGGCGAGCCTCGCCAACCTCACCGCCAACCTCCAGGCATTCAACGTCTCCTACAACAACCTCTCCGGAGCTATCCCAGCCCCGCTCCTGCAGAAGTTCGGCGCCGACTCCTTCGCGGGGAACGCGCTGCTCTGCGGCTACTCCGCTTCCTCCCCGCCCTGCCCCGTGTCGCCGTCCCCCGGAACATCACCCGGCGCGCAGGGGCGCCACGGCCTCCGCAGGTTCAGCGCCAAGGAGCTCGCGCTCATCATCGCCGGCATCGTCATCGGCGCCCTCATCCTGCTCTCTCTCTGCTGCCTACTGCTCTGTTTACTCACAAAAAAGAGGAGGTCCAGCGGCAGTACCACACGGAGCGGGAAGGAGCCGTCCAGCAAGGACGCCGGCGCTGCCGCGGCAGCCGGGCGGGGCGAGAAGCCGGGGGCGTCGGAGGCGGAGTCCGGCGGCGACGTCGGCGGCAAGCTCGTGCACTTCGACGGGCCGCTCGCGTTCACGGCCGACGACCTGCTCTGCGCCACCGCGGAGATCATGGGGAAGAGCACGTACGGCACCGTGTACAAGGCCacgctggaggatggcagcctggTGGCCGTCAAGCGGCTCCGGGAGAAGATCACCAAGGGCCACAAGGAGTTCGAGGCCGAGGCGGCGGCGCTCGGCAAGGTCCGCCACCACAACCTGCTGTCGCTCAGAGCCTACTACCTCGGCCCCAAGGGCGAGAAGCTGCTCGTCTTCGACTACATGCCCAAGGGCAGCCTCTCCGCCTTCCTCCACG CTCGGGCTCCGAACACGCCGGTGGACTGGGCGACGCGGATGGTGATCGCCAAGGGGACGGCCCGTGGGCTCACCCACCTCCACGACGACATGAGCATCGTCCACGGCAACCTCACCGCCAGCAACGTCCTCCTCGACGACGACTCCAGCCCCAAGATCGCCGACATCGGCCTGTCCCGCCTCATGACGACCGCCGCCAACTCCAGCGTGCTCGCCGCCGCGGGCGCCCTGGGCTACCGTGCGCCGGAGCTGTCCAAGCTCAAGAAGGCCGGCACCAAGACCGACGTGTACAGCCTCGGCGTCATCATCCTCGAGCTGCTCACCGGCAAATCCCCCGCCGACACCACCAACGGCATGGACCTGCCGCAGTGGGTGGCGTCCATCGTCAAGGAGGAGTGGACCAGCGAGGTGTTCGACCTCGAGCTCATGCGGGACGCGGCCACCGGCCCGGAGGGGGACGAGCTCATGGACACGCTCAAGCTCGCGCTGCAGTGCGTCGAGACCTCGCCGTCGGCTCGCCCCGAGGCGCGGGAGGTGCTGCGGCAGCTCGAGGCGATCCGGCCTGGACCTGGACCAGAGGGCGGCGCCGAACAGACCGAGGAAGGCCATGTCGTTGCCTCTGCGAGCAATGCGTAA